The Leifsonia xyli genomic sequence GCCGGGTTCGTCCTCGGGCTCAGTACTCGCCCTTGACGACGAAGTAGGAGCCGCGGATCGTCCCGGCGAGCTTCGACCGCTGCCGCGCGAACTTGAACGCGGCGAGCTCGTCGGGGACCTCCATCCCGTCGGACAGCTTGAACCCGACCGCGCGCTTGCCGCCGTCCTCGATGGTCCAGAGCAGGTTGATGGACAGCCCGGACTCGTAGAACACGTACGTCCAGTCCACCCCGTCGACCTCGAACCGCGTCGCCTCCAGCGCCGGCGAGGCGATGACGATGTCCCGCTCCTCCTTCAGGACGCGGGCGACCCGCGCGACGGCGTCCGCCTCCTCCTCGGCGGTCCCGACCGTGAACTCGTGGTCGTACTTGTTGCGGAAGTACCGCGCCTCGTTCGCCCGCAGCCCGGCGAGCGCCTCGGCGACCGGAGAGCTCTCCAGGCCGGTGGTGGACACGGTCACGAAGTCGACGACGTACGGCATGGCATCAACCTAGCGCCATCGGGGGCTCGTGCGAGGATCGGGACATGTCGTCGGACCTGCTCATGCGCATCCACTCCCCCGAGTTCCAGGCCATGTCGGAGCGGGTGCGGGAGGTGACGGCGCTGACCTCGCGCCTCAACGTGCTGCCGTTCGACGACGAGGCGGGCAAAGCGGCCCTGTTAGCGCAGGTCCTCGGACGCCCGCTGCCTTCCCGCGTGACGATCTACCCGCCGTTCTTCACCGACCACGGGCTGCGGCTCGAGCTCGCCGAGCGCGTCTTCATCAACCAGAACTGCACGTTCCTCGACTACGCGGGCATCAGCCTGGCGGAGCGGGTGATGGTGGCCCCGCGGGTCACCTTCATCACCGTCGGGCATCCCGTCGACACCGACGACCGCCGGGTGTGGCTGACCGGCGGCCCGATCACCGTCGAGGAGAACGTGTGGATCGGCGCCGGCGCGAGACCATCCTGCCGGGCGTCACGATCGGGCGGGATGCGGTGATCGCGGCGGGCGCTGTCGTCGCGGACGACGTGCCCGCGCGGACCCTGGTGGCGGGCCCGAAGGCGGACGTGCTGCGGTCATGGTGACCGCGACCGCGCTCCGTCAGGACGGCGTCGCCAGCTGGTTCGTGAACGACGAGTCCCGGCCGAGCGCGAAGTCGATCAGCTTCTGGAACCGCTCCGGGTCGATCGCATTGGCCTTCGCCTGCTCCACGGTGTCCGCCGTCTGGAAGTACAGCTCGTTCCAGTGCCGGGCTTGGGTCTCGCCGCCGTCCGCATCCACGTTGGCGTAGAGGATGTTGTTGGTCGTGCGATCCCAGAAGATGCAGATGAAGTGGGGCAGCCCGGGCGGCGGGGTCGCGCAGTAATAGAGCCGGCCGCGTCCCTCCCGCCGGATCGCGCTGGTACGCGCGGAGGTCGCGCTCGCCGTCGCGGCGATCGCCCGCGAGACGGCGTCGTTGACGATGCGGTTCAGGTCGTCGAGTGAGGCCATGTCGAACTCATCTCCTTGCAGGTAGGGCGGCCGGATGTAGCTGAGGATGTACCCGGCCGAGCGGGTGCGGTCGCGCAGGTCGTCGCCCGGGTTGGAGTTGGTGCCGCGCGAGGTGACGACGGATCCGCCCGGCGAGACGGCCACGACGATCTCGGTGTGGTCGGGGTCGCCGTCCCCGTCCCAGTCGAACGCCAGCACGTCGCCGGGTTGCACGCCCGCCGACCCGTCGTGCCAGACGCCGCGGTCGCGTCCCCAATTCTGGATCTGCGACACGTAGGTGTAGAAGGGGTTGCTGAACGAGTTCAGTCCGAACAGGTAGTAGCTGACGCAGGCCGCGCAGTCGTCGTAGCCGCTGTTGCCGCTCGGCCACCAGGGGTTGGGCCAGGTCGTGCCCCACGCCAGGGCCATCGCGTTCAGGACCTCGTCGGGTGACCGGTTGAGGAGTTCAGGCATCGCGGGGCACCTCCTCCCCGTAGCTCGAGCTGATCGCCGGCGGCGCGGCAGGCTTGTCCGCGTTCAGCGGCGGCGGCAGGCCGAGGTCGTCGGGCGGGAGGTCGTCCGGTGGGAAGTCGTCCGGGTCCCCTGTGTCGTCCGTCATGCCGTCCCCCGTTCCTGGTGCATCGTGGGCGCACGCGCATGGTACGACCCCGACGGTGGTCGGCACGAGACCGTATCCGGTCGCCGACTTCCCGCCCGGTGTGCCGCGCGGCCGGGCGTGCTTGGATGAGCGGGTGAGCATGCCGTTCGACAGGCTGAGCGGGGCGTGGCCGGACTCCGACCCCGAGTCGCTGCTGCGCGAGCTCATCGACAGCGTCGCGCGTGCGCTCCCCGCCGACGTCGCATCCACGGCGCTCTCGGTCGAGCTCACGCGGTCTCTGGCCGACCGGCTGGCGCACCGGCCCGGCACGATCACCCGGATCCGGCTCGCCGGCCCGACCGACGCGCTGGCGCTCGGCTGGGAGCCGGGCCCGCGCTGGACCCCGACCGTCGAGCAGCTCTACGGCGAGGTCGTCCTGTCCAGCCGCACCATCACCCTCAGCCGCTGGCTGACCGCGTTCGCCCGGCTGGTCGCCGAGCTGGCGGTGCAGGCCGCCGAGGACTCCGCGGATTCGGAGCGCGCCCTTCAGACGCTGGGCATCCTCCCGCCGGGTTCGGAGATCCACGTCGACGACGCCACTCTGGCGCAGGATCTGCGCACCCTCGCCGCGCGCATCCGGCGCCGGGTCCCGGAGGACGCGGTGGCGTCCGTCGAGCGGATCGGCGAACTGCTCGCCGACACGCTGCCGCGCGTGGCGGGGTCAGGCGAACCGGAGGTGATGCTGCGTGTGGCAGCGACGCTCTACCTCCCCGACACGCTCCGGGCGTACCTCGCCCTGCCGCCCGAATGGGCGACCGAGCACGTGCTGGCCAGCGGCCTCACCCCGGCCCAGACCCTGATCCTGCAGCTGGACGCGCTCGAGTCCGCGGCCCGGACCATGCGGGATGCGGCGATCGAACGGGATGCGGCGGCGCTGCTGGTCAGCGGACGGTTCCTGGCGGACCGGTTCGCGGGGCCGCGGCGCGAGCTGGATCTGGGGTGATGTCGGCCGGGCTGTCGGACCTCAGCAGATCGACAGGGATGCGACCCACGGGCTGAGAGCGTCGGGGCCGCCGATCACGCCCACCTTGGCCGTTCCGGCCGCGGCGAGCGCATCCTCCGTCGCCCGCGGGATGCACCCGGACGGCGCGAGGTACAGCGGCGATCCGGTGCTCGCGGCGAGCGCCGCCCCGGAGAGCGCGTCGGCGAACGCGACGCCGGTGGCGACGTAGGCGGAGGCCGGTCGCGCGTTCGCGTTCTGGCCGACGAGGAACGAGGTCGTGTACCGGTCGTCGCCGCCGAGCCGGGTCACGGTCCCGAGACCGCTCAGCTGCTGCGAGATGCCGTTCGACACCGCGTTGGGGCCGCCCACGACGGTGAACGCCGTCGCACCGAGCGTATGGAGCAGGCCGAGCGTCGCCGGATCGAGGGATGCTGCGGCGCCGTCGACCAGGACGACCGGTGCTCCGGCGCCTCCCGCAGCGGCGGAGGCCGACAGAGCGTCGGCGAACCCGCGTCCGGTGGCGATGTACACCGTCGACACGGGAGACGTGAACGCCGACTGCACCAGCGCGCGGTTGGTCGCGAACCGGTCCGAGCCGGCGACCCGGGTCACCGGGGCGATCACGCCCAGCTGGGCGACCACGGCCGGCGCCACCGCATTGACGCCGCCCACCACGACGATCTTCGCGGGCGCGAGTGCCTTGATCGCATCCGCGGCCCCCGCCGAGAGGGCGCCGGGCGGTGTGAGGATGAGCGGGCCCTTCGCCTTCGCGGCGACCGCCGCGGCGCCGAGCGCGTCGGGGAAGTCGGTGCCCGTGGAGACGTACACGACCGGCGCCCCGGTGGGGTAGGCGGCTGCGGCAGCCGCGAGCGAGGTCTGGTACCGGTCGGAGCCGGCGATGCGGGTCACGGTCGGCGCCCAGCCGACGGAATCGAGGTCGACGATCCCGAAGCCCTGTTCGAGCACGGTCAGATCGGTGCGTCCGCCGCCCATGACGAAGACGGTGTGCCCGTCCGGGGCGATCGCCATCGGGCCGCCGCCGGCACCGGGGACGTGCGCGGTCACCGTACGGGTGGTGTCGTCGATGACGGCCAGCTCGCCGTTCGCCTCGCCGACGAGCACACGGCTGCTCCTCGGAACAAAACCGATGTAGGTCGCCTCGTCGTGCAGCGGGATGGTCGTGATGGTGCTGTCCGACACCTGGATGCGGTTCACAGCGCGCTCCATGCCGACGTAGACCGATGTGCCGTCGGGACTGATCGCGAGCGGAAGGTACGAGTTGTACGCCAGAAGCGTGCCGGGCAACGGGATGGCCGTGAACTTCCCTGTCGCCAGATCGAGCTTCTCAACGGTGCCCTTGGAGACGTTGCTGGGACTGTCGAGTAGGAAGAGCGACGCGCCATCCGGAGTGACCACCGCCTTGCGCGGCTGGTTCTGCATCGGGAGGGTGGAGCTCAGCTTCCCGGCGGCTATATCGACAGTGGCCAGCCATCCGTTCGTCCCCGCGTAGTCGTACTCGGGCACATACAGCTTCGATGAGTCTGGGGCGAAAGCGAGGTCCAGGGCGCCCGTCGTGGTCGTCCCGAGATCGATCGTCGTCGTCACCTTCTGCTGGACGAGATCTACACCGACGAGGGTAGTGATCGCGTCCGAGGTATCGGGAATCGAGGTAGTCGTCAGCGCCCACGCGCTCCGGCCATCGGGGGCGATCCGCACCATCAACGGAGCGCCACGGACGCTGAGCACGTTGACGACGGAGTTGGATTGCGTCGACACGAGGACGATGGCGCCCGCGGTGGCGAGCCCCGTGTTCCATCGCGTCTGCCAGTCCGCGACGGCGAGCATTCGACCGTCCGGGGTGACCGCTACGTCGTTCGGGTACACATCGATCGGCACGGCGGGCATCTCGCGGTGGCCCACCATGTCGACGTGCGAGAGGATGCCGGCCGACGACGTGCTGTACAGCTGCGAGCCGTCCGGCAGCATCGCGAGCGCGCCGCCCCCTCCGCCCGGCACGACGAGCTGCCCGGCCGACGGGCTCGAGAGCGGAGTGGGCGCGGCGACGGCGGGCGCCTCGGCTGCTCCCGCCCACGTCAATCCGGCCGCGAGCACCGCGAGAGTCGCGAAGGACGAGCGACGGAGGACGGACGGGAGTCGCCGACGGGAGCCGGCCGGGTTCGGGCGCACCAGGTCAGCTAAGCATCCCGGGCGAACGGTTCGTATCCCCTCGTTCGGGGGGCCTGGCTCTCTCGCGTCACTCGGCCGCCCACAGCTCCTCGGCTTCAAGGGTCAGGTCGATCGTCTGACGCAGCAGGCCCCCGATCGAGGTCGACCTCAGCAGGGTGTACCTGTCGTACTCGCCCAGCGGTGCGATCGCCGCGAGTTGCCACGCGGCTGCGACGGGATCATCGGACAGCTCGATATCGGAGTCCGACTGCGACTCCGAGACGCGGGCGATCACGCGGCGGACCACCGCTTCGGCCTCGACCCGCAGGGGTTCGAGCGCCTCGGACCACTCCAGGTCCGGCAGCGTGGAGAGCTCGGCTCGGGGATACGGGTCCTCGTCCACCCAGCGGTCGACCGTGAACCGGCGGGTCCCTACGCCGACGATGAGGAGGTCGTCGGCGCGCGCGGTGGCGCCCACCAGACGCGCCATCGTCCCCACCGACGCGCGCTGGTCGCCGCCCCCGGCCTCGGATCCGCGCTCGATCAGGACGACGCCGAACTCCGGTTCGTCCTCGTCGAGCAGTCGCCCGACCATGGTGAGATACCGCGGCTCGAACACGCGCAACGGGATGGGCACGAAGGGGAACAGCACGGACCCGAGCGGGAACATCGGTGAGGCGGCCATACTCCAGTCAAGCATCGCGGACGTAGAGTGAACAGGTGCCCAGGCCACGTCCCGAGATCCCAGGACCGGGACAGGAGTCCGTCTGGGACTACCCGAGGCCGCCGCGTATCGAGCGCGTCCACGCCCACGTCACGATCCGTCTGGGCGGGCAGCTCATCGTCGAGACGCGCGACGTGGTCCGGGTGCTCGAGACCAGCCATCCGCCGGTCTACTACCTCCCGATCGCGGACTTCGCGGCCGGCGCGCTGGTCGACGCCGAGGGTTCGTCGTTCTGCGAGTTCAAGGGCACCGCGCGCTACCTCGACGTGCGCGGCGGAGGCGAGGTGCGGCCCGCGAGCGCGTGGAACTACCCGCACCCCTCACCCGGGTACGAGCTGCTCCGTGACCGCGTCGCCGTCTACGCGCAGCAGATGGACGAGTGCACGGTCGACGGCGAGGTCGTCACGCCCCAGCCGGGCGGCTTCTACGGCGGCTGGGTCACGAGTTGGGTGGTGGGACCGTTCAAGGGGGTGCCGGGGTCGTTCGGGTGGTAACGGTTCCGGGCGGGCGAAACGGAGGAGAACCAGCTCGGGTGGTGCTGCACAAGCGAAGAACGGAGGTGATCGCGCCGCCCAGCGGGCCGAAGCTCCTCCGTTCTGAACGCGGACCTAGACGTTGAAGCGGAACTCGACCACGTCGCCGTCCTGCATGACGTAGTCCTTGCCCTCCATGCGGGCCTTGCCGCGCGAGCGGGCCTCGGCGATGCTGCCGGCGTCCATCAGGTCGTCGAAGGAGATGACTTCGGCCTTGATGAAGCCCTTCTCGAAGTCGGTGTGGATGACGCCCGCCGCCTGCGGGGCCTTCGCGCCCTTGGGGATGGTCCAGGCGCGCGACTCCTTCGGGCCGGCGGTGAGGTAGGTCTGCAGGCCCAGGGTGTCGAAGCCGATGCGGGCGAGCTGGTCGAGGCCGGACTCGTCCTGGCCCGTGGAGGCGAGGAGCTCGGCGGCGTCGGCCGCGTCGAGGTCGATGAGCTCGGACTCCAGCTTGGCGTCGAGGAAGACCGCCTGCGCGGGGGCGACGAGCGCGGCCAGCTCGGCGCGGCGGGACTCGTCGTTCAGGACGTCCTCGTCCACGTTGAAGACGTAGATGAACGGCTTCGCGGTCAGCAGACCCAGCTCGCGCACCGGCTCGAGGTCGATCGAGGAGGTCGAGAGCGGCTTGCCCGAGTTGAGGTACTCGATCGCGGCGCGGGCGGTCTCGAGGACGATCGGCTCGAGCTTGCGGCCCTTGACCTCCTTCTCGTAGCGCTGCTCCGCCTTCTCGAGTGTCTGCAGGTCGGCGAGGATGAGCTCGGTGTTGATGGTCTCCATGTCGCCGGCAGGGTCGGTCTTTCCCGCGACGTGCACCACATCGGCGTCGCTGAAGCCGCGCACGACCTGGGCGATCGCATCGGCCTCGCGGATGTTCGCGAGGAACTTGTTGCCGAGGCCCTCGCCCTCGCTCGCGCCCTTCACGATGCCGGCGATGTCGACGAACGACACGGGCGCGGGGACGATGCGCTCACTGTGGAACAGCTCCGCCAGCTTGTCGAGCCGCGGGTCGGGGAGGTTCACCACGCCGACGTTCGGCTCGATGGTCGCGAACGGGTAGTTCGCCGCCAGAGCGTCGTTCTTGGTCAGCGCGTTGAACAGGGTGGACTTGCCCACATTGGGCAGGCCGACGATTCCGATAGTGAGAGCCACGGTCGTCCATTCTACGGGGCGGGTCCGACCCGGCCTCCCGCGGTCAGTCGAACCGGGTGGCGCGGTAGGAGCGGGTCACGTACGGCAGCTCGAACGTGTCGCGTCCGGCGAGGTCGGGATGCTCGCGCATGAGCCGCCGCAGCGACTCGATGACGGCGGCCTGGGCGTCCGGATCCTTCGTGATGAAGTAGCTGCGTGACCTCGCGAGGTCGAGGAGGCCCTCATGGTCGAGCGCCTGCACCCAGCGGGTCTCGTGCTTCTCCAACGGACCGAAGGGCGGCGCGAGCACCGGATCGGCCTCGTCGTCGAACGCGGCGGATCCCGCATCCATCAACTCCCCCAGCTCGCGCACCCAGCCGAAGCTCTCGTCGCGCTCGTTCCAGACCAGGCCGAGGCGTCCGCCGGGACGCAGCACCCGGGCGACCTCCGGGATGGCGCGCTCCGCATCCATCCAGTGCCAGGCCTGGGCGACGAGGACGACGCCGGCGGAGGCGTCCGGGAGCGGGAGTCGTTCGCCGGTCCCCTCGTGCGCCGCGACGTCCGGGAGGCGCTCGCGCAGCACACGCAGCATCTCCGGCGACGGGTCGACGGCGACGACCTCGCGGCCGCGGTCGATGAGCGCCGCCGTGAGCTTGCCCGTGCCCGCGCCGAGGTCGACGACCGGATCGTCGGTGCCGTCGAGCAACCAGCTCACGGCGTCCGCCGGGTAGGACGGGCGCGCTGCGTCGTAGACGTCGGCCGCCCGGTCGAAGGAGGCCGCGTGGAGGTCGCGCTGCTGACGGGATCGCATGCCGCGATGCTACGCGGGCCGGCTTCCCCGCGCCCCACTTCTCTCGTGAGGTGCAGGTAGATGCGGTGCGGCACGGCGTGTCGAGCGCAACTAGCTGCACTTCGGCGGAGGCGGCGGGAGGGGGTGGATGCGCGCGGCGCGCGGGGCGCCTGCCGTGCGGCGTCGGTGGGGCATGTCAGCATTCGAACGTGACCCTGGACTTCACCGCCATCGACTTCGAGACCGCCAACTCCTCCCCCGCGTCGGCCTGCTCGGTCGGCCTGGTGAAGGTCCGGGACGGCAAGGTGGTCGATCGCGCCGGCTGGTTCATCCGGCCGCCGCTGGGGCACGACCACTTCCAGGAGTGGAACATCCGCATCCACGGCATCTACCCCGAGCAGGTGGCCGACGCGGCGGGCTGGGTGGACCAGCTGGCCGACCTGGTCGAGTTCGCAGAGGACGACCACCTGGTCGCCCACAACGCCGGCTTCGACATGGGCGTGATCCGCGCGGCCTGCGCGGCGACGTTCGTCGCGTGCCCCGAGTACGCGTACCTCTGCAGCCTCCAGGTCGCCCGCCGGACGTACTCGCTCGAGTCGTACCGCCTGCCGGTCGCGGCGATGGCGGCCGGGTTCGAGGGCTTCAACCACCACGACGCGCTCGCGGACGCGGAGGCGTGCGCCGCCATCGTCATCCACGCGGCGAAGCGGCACGAGGCCGCCACGATCGCGGACCTCTCGGAGCTCACCGGGGCGCGCCTCGGCCGCATAGGCGTCCCCGTCGCCGCCTGACCGCTCTCCCCTCCCCGCGCGATCGAGTGGTGACATGATGTCGCCACTCGCCCCGAATTCGCGCATCTGCTCACGACTCGCGGCCCCCGCGCGACCGAGTGTCGGAGGCCGCTGACAGACTGCAGGCATGGACATTCTCGCCCTGCTCCTCGGTCTTCTGATCGGTCTCCTCGTCGGCGCGATGGGCGCGGGCTTCGCCGTCGCGAAGCTCATGCGAGATCGTGCCGCCGCGGGTCAGGGCGGCGCCGTCGTCGACCCCGCCGTGATCGCGGCCCAGCATCAGGCCGAGATCGCCGAGATCCGGGCGGCGGAGGCTGCGGTGCAGTCCGAGATCCGCGCCGCCGAGGCCGCGGTCCAGGCCGAGATCCGTGCGGACCTCGCCGCCGCGCACAGCCGAGTGGATGCCATGCAGGAGCAGCTCCGCGTGGCACAGCAGCAGTACCGCGAGACCGTCGAGCGCCACCGGGCCGAGGCCGAGGCGCGGGCGGAGCGCGAGCGCGCCGAGAGCAAGGTGCTGCAGGCGCTCGCCCCGGTCAAGGAGAGCCTGAGCGACATGCAGCGCAAGGTCATGGAGCTGGAGGCGCAGCGCAGCCAGCAGCACGGTCAGCTCACTCAGCAGCTGCGGTCGGCGGCCGAATCCGAGGAGCGGCTGCGCAGCACCGCCGAGGCGCTGGCGTCGGCGCTGCGGTCCAACAGCACCCGCGGGGTGTGGGGCGAGACGCAGCTGCGCAGCGTGGTCGAGGCCGCGGGCCTGCTGGAGCGGGTCGACTTCGACGTGCAGTCGAGCATCCACTCGGAGTCGGGCGCGGGCCGGCCGGACATGATCGTGCGGCTGCCCGGCGGCAAGAGCATCGCGCTCGACGCGAAGGTGCCGTTCAACGCGTACCTCGAGGCGAGCCAGATCCCGGCGACCGCGACCGGCACGGAGGCCGCGCAGCGGGAGGCGCTGCTCAAGCAGCACGTGAAGGCGGTCCGCGACCACATCACGGCGCTCGGCAGCAAGGCGTACTGGACCGGCCTGGAGTCGTCGCCCGAGCTCGTGATCGCGTTCATCCCGAGCGAGTCGCTGGTGTCGTCGGCGCTCGAAGCCGACCCGTCGATCATGGAGTTCGCGTTCGGCAAGCGGGTCGCGCTCGCGTCGCCCGTGACGCTGTGGTCGGTGCTGAAGACCGTCGCGTTCAGCTGGCAGCAGGATGTGCTGACCCAGGAGGCGAAGCAGCTGTTCGACCTGAGCCGCACCCTCTACAGCCGGCTCGCGACCACGGCCGGCCACATCGAGAAGCTGGGCCGGTCGCTGGAGCGGACCGTCAAGGACTACAACGGGTTCGTCGGCTCGTTCGAGCGTCAGGTGTTCCCCGCCGCGCGCAAGCTCAACGCGCTCGACGAGACGAAGGTCATCGGCGCCCTCGAAGGCATCGAGGAGGCGCCGCGCGAGCTCACCGCCTTCGAGCTGGTCAGCGAACTCGAGCCGCGCGACATGCACGGGATCGACAAGCTCGCCCTCGAGGAGAAGGAGCGGGCGCACGCCGACGACGACGCCCGCGAATCCGGAGTCGCGTAAGCCCGTCGTCTCAGAGCTGGTCGGGCTCCAGCCACTTCTCGGCGAGGTGGTCCGCGATCACGCGGCGGACGGTGCCCGACTTCGAGCGCAGCACGATCGACTCGGTCCGGATGATCGGACCCTTCCGCCGGACGCCCTCGACCAGACCACCATCGGTCACGCCGGTCGCGACGAAGAACGTGTTGTCGCCCTGCACCAGATCGTCGACGGTCAGGATGGTGTCCATCTTCAGCCCCGCGGCGATGCCCCGGGCCCGCTCCTCGTCGTCACCGGGCGCGAGCATCCCCTGCATGAAGCCGCCCAGCGCCTTCACCGCAGCCGCCGTGATCACGCCCTCCGGGCTCCCACCGACGCCGACGCACATGTCGATGCGCGACTCGTACCGGGCCGCGTTGATGCCGCCCGCGACGTCCCCGTCGAGCAGCAGCCGCGTCCCCGCGCCCGCCGCGCGGATCTCCTCGATCAGCCCCTCGTGCCGCGGCCGGTCCAGCACCGCGACCCGGATCTCGTTCACCGGCTTGCCGAGCGCCTTCGCCAGCGCGCGGATGTTGTCCCCGATCGACTGCGACAGGTCCACCACGCCGTGCCCGGCCGGACCGGTCACGATCTTGTTCATCCGGAACACGCTCGACGCGTCCAGCATCGACCCGCGATCAGAGACCGCGATCACCGACAGCGCATTCTGACGTCCGGCGGCCGTCAGCGAGGTGCCGTCGATCGGGTCCACCGCGATGTCCACCGCCGGCCCCCGGCCGTTCCCGACGTGCTCGCCGTTGAACAGCATGGGCGCGTTGTCCTTCTCGCCCTCGCCGATCACGATCACGCCGTCGAAGTTGACCGTCCCCAGGAACTTGCGCATCGCGTCCACCGCCGCACCGTCGGCCGCGTTCTTGTCGCCGCGCCCGATCCACGGCGTCGCCCGGATCGCCGCCGCCTCGGTCGCGCGCACCAACTCCATGGCCAGGTTCCGGTCGGGATGCGTGAAGTGGGGAGCGCTGTCGGTGCTGGTCATGATGGGTCCTCCCGGACGGATTCGTAGAAGTGACGGCGCCGGTACAGGAACGCCGTCGTCGTGGTCCGGGCACGCGCGGCGGTCCGGACGGTGCCAGTGTATCCGCCGCCCCGCGCGCCGTCAGGGGCGAGAGCGCGGTCTGCACGGACGTTCACGGAACGTTCGCGCAGACCGCACCCGGGACGCGACTCAGGCCGCGCCGACGGTCTCCGGTACGAGCCCCACGGCGGACAGCGCCTCGGTGAGGGTGTCCGGTCCGCCGACGTTGCCCGGCACGACCACGTACGTGATCTCGCGGCCGTCGTGGGCGAGCATCCGCCACACGGACACGCCCGGCAACACCTGCCCCGCGACGTACGCCCAGGAGGCGCCGATCCCGGTCCGCGCCACCTCGGCGGAGGTGATGCCGCCCTTGGCGACCACGACGTCCACCCGCGGCAGCAGGTCCCGGACGGCCGTCGTCAGCGCGGTCATCACCTTCTCGCCGTGCGCGAGAGTGTTGTCGGACGCGGCGCGGACCCGTTCGCTGGTGACCACCGCGAGCATCCCGTCGTCCAGCCGCGCGCGGGCGGCAGCAGCGGCCGCATGGCCTGCCGAAGCGGGGTCGGCGAACGCGGCGGCCGTGTCGATG encodes the following:
- a CDS encoding GTP-binding protein YchF, whose amino-acid sequence is MALTIGIVGLPNVGKSTLFNALTKNDALAANYPFATIEPNVGVVNLPDPRLDKLAELFHSERIVPAPVSFVDIAGIVKGASEGEGLGNKFLANIREADAIAQVVRGFSDADVVHVAGKTDPAGDMETINTELILADLQTLEKAEQRYEKEVKGRKLEPIVLETARAAIEYLNSGKPLSTSSIDLEPVRELGLLTAKPFIYVFNVDEDVLNDESRRAELAALVAPAQAVFLDAKLESELIDLDAADAAELLASTGQDESGLDQLARIGFDTLGLQTYLTAGPKESRAWTIPKGAKAPQAAGVIHTDFEKGFIKAEVISFDDLMDAGSIAEARSRGKARMEGKDYVMQDGDVVEFRFNV
- a CDS encoding peptidase S16, with the protein product MAASPMFPLGSVLFPFVPIPLRVFEPRYLTMVGRLLDEDEPEFGVVLIERGSEAGGGDQRASVGTMARLVGATARADDLLIVGVGTRRFTVDRWVDEDPYPRAELSTLPDLEWSEALEPLRVEAEAVVRRVIARVSESQSDSDIELSDDPVAAAWQLAAIAPLGEYDRYTLLRSTSIGGLLRQTIDLTLEAEELWAAE
- a CDS encoding phage tail protein, translated to MPYVVDFVTVSTTGLESSPVAEALAGLRANEARYFRNKYDHEFTVGTAEEEADAVARVARVLKEERDIVIASPALEATRFEVDGVDWTYVFYESGLSINLLWTIEDGGKRAVGFKLSDGMEVPDELAAFKFARQRSKLAGTIRGSYFVVKGEY
- the glpX gene encoding fructose 1,6-bisphosphatase (type II fructose 1,6-bisphosphatae; in Escherichia coli this protein forms a dimer and binds manganese), with amino-acid sequence MTSTDSAPHFTHPDRNLAMELVRATEAAAIRATPWIGRGDKNAADGAAVDAMRKFLGTVNFDGVIVIGEGEKDNAPMLFNGEHVGNGRGPAVDIAVDPIDGTSLTAAGRQNALSVIAVSDRGSMLDASSVFRMNKIVTGPAGHGVVDLSQSIGDNIRALAKALGKPVNEIRVAVLDRPRHEGLIEEIRAAGAGTRLLLDGDVAGGINAARYESRIDMCVGVGGSPEGVITAAAVKALGGFMQGMLAPGDDEERARGIAAGLKMDTILTVDDLVQGDNTFFVATGVTDGGLVEGVRRKGPIIRTESIVLRSKSGTVRRVIADHLAEKWLEPDQL
- a CDS encoding DNA recombinase encodes the protein MDILALLLGLLIGLLVGAMGAGFAVAKLMRDRAAAGQGGAVVDPAVIAAQHQAEIAEIRAAEAAVQSEIRAAEAAVQAEIRADLAAAHSRVDAMQEQLRVAQQQYRETVERHRAEAEARAERERAESKVLQALAPVKESLSDMQRKVMELEAQRSQQHGQLTQQLRSAAESEERLRSTAEALASALRSNSTRGVWGETQLRSVVEAAGLLERVDFDVQSSIHSESGAGRPDMIVRLPGGKSIALDAKVPFNAYLEASQIPATATGTEAAQREALLKQHVKAVRDHITALGSKAYWTGLESSPELVIAFIPSESLVSSALEADPSIMEFAFGKRVALASPVTLWSVLKTVAFSWQQDVLTQEAKQLFDLSRTLYSRLATTAGHIEKLGRSLERTVKDYNGFVGSFERQVFPAARKLNALDETKVIGALEGIEEAPRELTAFELVSELEPRDMHGIDKLALEEKERAHADDDARESGVA
- a CDS encoding DNA polymerase III subunit epsilon, with product MTLDFTAIDFETANSSPASACSVGLVKVRDGKVVDRAGWFIRPPLGHDHFQEWNIRIHGIYPEQVADAAGWVDQLADLVEFAEDDHLVAHNAGFDMGVIRAACAATFVACPEYAYLCSLQVARRTYSLESYRLPVAAMAAGFEGFNHHDALADAEACAAIVIHAAKRHEAATIADLSELTGARLGRIGVPVAA
- a CDS encoding SAM-dependent methyltransferase, whose protein sequence is MRSRQQRDLHAASFDRAADVYDAARPSYPADAVSWLLDGTDDPVVDLGAGTGKLTAALIDRGREVVAVDPSPEMLRVLRERLPDVAAHEGTGERLPLPDASAGVVLVAQAWHWMDAERAIPEVARVLRPGGRLGLVWNERDESFGWVRELGELMDAGSAAFDDEADPVLAPPFGPLEKHETRWVQALDHEGLLDLARSRSYFITKDPDAQAAVIESLRRLMREHPDLAGRDTFELPYVTRSYRATRFD